Below is a genomic region from Lemur catta isolate mLemCat1 chromosome 15, mLemCat1.pri, whole genome shotgun sequence.
AACTTTCATATTACTTAACATATCTAAACCATTACCAATATATAATCcgtatgaaaaatgaaaaacgtTTCCTTACTgcctttgaaatccagtgtgtactTTACACTTACAGCATATCTCATTCCATGGGACAAGGGGCTACCTAAATGGACAGCACAGGGCGACCACTCATACTCCCGAACCTGGGCCCTGCCGCCTCACTGTCCCTCCACGTCCTCTGCCCTGCAGCCAGGCTGCTTCCcgttccctccttccctcctcacgGGGCCTTTGCTGATGCTGTTCCTGGACCTGTGGAAAGCTCTTCATCCTCTGGGTCTAGTTAAGTTTCTCAAccttcagggaagccttccttgaccccTTACATACTTTCGTATGATTGTATTTCACCTGCTCCACACCTGCCGCAATTGTGATTTCCCATTTACTAACATCTCTCTTCTGGCCTGTAAACTCCAGGACAGGGAcatctttggggttttttgatCGTTTCCCCAGGGCTTAGTCCAGTGCCTGGTGCAGAGGAGGCTTCCAACGTGTCCAGTGGGTATTTTAAGAAACAGAGAAGTATGTAAAAGCCTGGCATATGCAAAGTGCTCTGTAAATATCCACTCCCTTCCCATCCCTCTGGGTGAGAACATTTCTCCCTATAAAGGGACCTTTCTAACTGTATAACTCTGCTAGAGAACTGAAGACACAAAGCACGTGGTGCTGAAAATATTTAAGTAGAAACCTGAGCTAAGCACagagattataaatatttcttcccCAGATTACGcaccatttaaaaatactgcCTCAGCTCCTTTTCATGATTTGGGCGGTGATTAAGGAAAATAACTCTTTCCAGACAGAAAGTAATTGCTGCCCTTTCCCTGACTTGCTTTTTCCCTAAAGTGGAGGTGGAGCAGCATTGTCCCTTGTTTGACACAAGCCAGATGCCAAGGCCCTGCCACTTCCCAACTCTTTCCCAATCCTCTTCCAGGTGAATGTAAACAAGATGACACAAATCCACCCATGTCGACTGACCCAGGAGATAATGCCAAACCTGATGACACCTGTCTAGGTGAGGACTCAGCCCCTAGATCATGTGACCATGTTGCAAAGCCAAACTCAGCATGTGGTTTCCTTCAAATGGATCCTTAGTCCATACTGCTCCTTCTCGGGACAGTTTAAGTTGGAAGATTCAGCTAAATGCCACTATCCAAAATGATGGGTGAAATTACCCTATTTCTCAGGGCTTACCTCTCACTGGAGAGTTATGGGGGACGGGGTGATTTATACCTCTGCACAATGGCTTCCTTAAGAAGCACCCACGGCTATGCACATTTCCCTTGAAGCTGTCCAGATAAGCAGCAAGGTATACACAACTGCTATGAATTGCCCAAAGGTGACACATCTAAACATCCATTGCATATTTTAAATCCTTGGCTGGCTTCAAACTGCAAGCTGTTTATGTTGGAGTTAGTGGGGGCAGACATCCTAGAGCTTGCCCAGCACTCCAAGAAGCCTCAGCTAATGAAAAGTGTGTAGGTACCTACGAAACCTCCATGTCTACTTATTACTCAGATTTTAGGATTACCTATGCTTgtaataatattgaaaatttttaatgggtattttcttttacaaaccaTATTTGAATTTATGGATGCTAGAGCTGGTGCTTAAAGTCAGAATTCAGAACCCCAAAGAAAATGACTTCATTGAAATTGAACTTAACGGACAAGAGCTGAGTTATCAAAACCTCCTAAAAGTGAGTTGCTGTGAACTGGGGATTAACCCAGAGCAAGTGGAGAAGATCAGAAAGCTACCGAACACATTGCTCAGAAAGGTAGGGTTTATAAGTTTCTAAATGTGAAATTTTTGTGGGTAAAATTATGTTCTGTGGAGCCAATCATTTAGCTTTCGTACTTCtgatatgaaacaaaattaaagtcACTTGGAAATTTTGGCTGCAGAATGGCCAAATATGGTACCCAAGTTATTTTTAGTCTGATGCTTTCAGAGATTTGCACACCTAATCCCTAAACCCTTTTAAAAGCCTCTGAATGACAAGTGACTCTCCCACTTTAAGATTCAGTCTGGGAACGGTGGCTCATGcacccctataatcccagcactttgggaggctgaggcgggaggatcacttgaggcaggagttcaaggccagcctgggcaacatcatgAGACTCCATTgctataaaattaagaaaaattagccgggcatggtggcacgagcctgtagtcccagctacttgggagggtgaggcaggaggattgcttaagcccaggaattccaggttgTAGCAAGCTATGATAATGCTACCGCACCCCAGccaggtaacagagcaaaacattgtctctaaaaaaaaaaaaaaaattatgccctGATTTAAAGTCTCTCTAGAAACCTACAACAGGGGCCACCCCCAcccaacaacaaagaaacaaaaccccaTTCTCAACTGCTAACATAGTTTACCACggataaagaaaaaacaatacaaaaatatcttaagaGTTTAGGCAAGAACCCAAGATGCTGGCCCATATTAAGCCGTTTTTAATAACATCATGGTATTTATAaactattatatttcttttccacATCAAGGACAAAGACATTCGAAGGCTACAGAACTTTCAGGAAGTGGAACTCATTTTACTGAAAACTGGAAGCACTGAATTAATAGAATACACACCATCTCTGATAGAGAAGCCCTGCTACAATAGCAATGCCGCAAAAATGACTTATTAAATAacccaggggaaaaaaacctggaaatcattattttgtaaataatgaagTCTGGATGCATATACCACTTTGGCAAACTTTGTATGTGAACTCTGGAAAACTATTTTCTCATCTCCAACTTCTCTGGGCTGGGAGAAGAGTTAAGTTCGAAGTGTTCTGAGAAACAGCtataaaagaaaactgtaagGTGTGATACCTAGAGCATGTTTACTGTGTAGAGCTGTACCCCGATCCTTGTCAGGTGTAGTTATTAGGCCCTGTGGGATTCAGCCAGGACAAATGGCCAGGATCTCCTCACATGAACCCCACGTGGGCAGGGTGAGCCCATGGGGCTGGGAAGGCCAGGGCCCACTTGGCAACACTGCTTCAACCTGTGCTCTCCATTCAAAAACCATCTCATACTATCCCCCTTCCTATTTACACTTTTTAACTCACCATAGCCTCTTATGGTAGAAGTACTTACAAAAATGGCTTGATTTATATGACTTGAATAAATACCTTTGAGGCTATTTTTAACATACAACTTATAAAAGAGCCACTGCACGGCCTGCACCACCGAgttctattaaataaaaaaataaaaataaaataaaaacagctggTGCCCTCAGGAGCACCTGGCTCAAAGGTGGCTGTCATCATGTCCCATGCTAGTAGGTTCCTCCCTAGCACAGTATCCAGCATCCTTCTGGCCCAGTTCTCTTGCTAACTTCTAGTTAATAACTGCTTATACCTTGCTTATAAGCACTCATGCCACTTGACCCTATCTACCAGCTTTTATTAACATACACCAGCATCATTTCTTTGCAAATCTGTTTCTCTCTAATCCTTATGGAAGAGGTATAAATACCAGAGCTCCTTACGAGCAAGCACAATCTTACTTGTATTCCCAGTACATAAAATAGGCCCCCATTCCCTCATCTCCAACTTCCCAATAGCTCAGCTTGGGTGAAAGGTGGGGAAGGGACACATAGGCATTACATGAACTGAACTTACCTGACCCGGCTGTCCAAAACAGAGGTAAATGGTTAGTGAGGGAGAAGTCTGTATATTTCATTCATGAAATGTAATGAACGAATGTAAGAGTCTGCAATGCAGTCAGTATCCATGGTCTCTTATGGTAAGAGCACTTCAACATTGAGCGTAGCATAGCACTCAAATCACGTTTTTAAAAGATAGCACAGCCCCTAATGCAAGCCAACTTAGGGCTCAGTGCTGGGAGATTGTGATAGTGGGTGACACAAATCAATCCCCAAGTGACACCACtctatttacaattttattttgttttaaatactaaagaaaatttaGGCAGAGACTCGGGATTGGTTATGTTAATGGCCCAAAATCACCATTTgtgggaaaaagagaaatttaggTTGTGTTTAAATGAACATGGTAGAATAGattcgaaaaaaaaaaaaaatcactgttggGAGGAAAGCTTACACTATATGCTGACTGAACTCAGACAGGTGTCACCTGGTGGTTAGTTACAGTAAGATCAATGAGGGCAACAAATTAATCATCACAATGTTGACGGGCAAATTCCATACCTGTTCTAACACAgcccacacacaaaaatatgacaaaaacgTATTTTCTGTAACAAACACAAATGCTCTTAAGGTTGCtggttttaagtaaaaaaaaatttgaagagcTTCAAGAGTAATTTTGATGGTGCACTTTTTGTAAAAACTAGTTTCTGAGTAAGGTGCAATTCCATcgaagtattttaaaattgttttttaagtgCAATTTATCAGGTACCAGAATGCTATCCTAAAAAGGTCCAGAACACATTTAGGTTAAAATAAAACGTGAATGATCTCGAATTCTTACTTGCTCACAACCTACTTTGACTTACAATTAATGGGGCAATTGGTAACTCACAGCACTGCCCCTTTCCGCTCTTCCTCCTCAGTCGCAGTTGTATGTACGGAGCTGTCCCACATACAGCTCAGAGCCCTGACGGTGCCACTGCTGCAGTGAGGACAGGCTCCAGTAGGGGAGGGAGCCGCACCTGCTTTGTTCCTGATTTATCCAAAGTTATCAGATACCACCTGGCACATAGGAGCACTAAGGGACGTGCTGAATGAACTTACAACAGCCAAGCCCTGAGCTCACGCGGAGAGGATCCAAGTCTCACCTGGGGAATACTGTGAACTGATGACACAGGGCCCTAGCTACATGAACCCTGCAAACCTGCAGGTGCATTTCAAGTTTCAATCACTTCCCTccttttaaagagtaaaaattttGTTAACAATTCATGGTGCCCCTATTAAAATTAGAACAAAGCCAAAAGCAGCAGCCCTGAGGGTGATCATCTTGAGCAAGGGGGAAGGAGTACTGCTCAGCCTAGCAGTTTCCCGTCCTGAAATAGCATAAATCCGAGAGGAAAGATTCTTTGGAAGCTGCTTGGACAGGAGAACAAAACCATCAGCTCCCTGGCTGGCATTCAAATTGTCAAGATAAAAATAGGATAACACACAGAAAACACATTTAGATCTTCTtcctagattttaaaaaacaacaattaaGACCCTAAATTTGACAATTCAAGAAACAGCATCTTTGAAACCTGTCACTCATTGAAGGagggtgaattttatgaaatACCTATGTTATTAGTAACTACCTACACCAAGgccttttccctttaaaatttaaattttattaagaaatatcaTACACATAAAAGCACATAAACATACAGTTAAAAGAAAATGCCCACCCAGCTTCAGAAATAGAGCATCAGCAGTTCCTCTGAAGACCCCTCTTTGCCCTGACGATCACATCTCCCACCATCCCTCCAACTCAATGGCTAAcatcaaattttgtgtttatcatcttcctgtttttctttcatttatcatgTACTTAACAGCCTGTTTTTGactttcatagaaatggaattgtCATGGATGCATTCTTCTGTGCCTTGCTTTTGACCACTACATTGTTGAGATTCATCCATGGTTCACACGTGGAGCTGTGGTTCGGTTTCACTTCTGTGGAATTCCATCGTAGGAATATACCACAATATTTATCCAACAGACTgctcatggacatttgggttttcccaggtttttttcttcctattacaaacaatgctgatATGACATTTTTACATCCATCTCCTGGCATGCACGATAGAGTTTCTCTAGGGTATGTATCTAGGAGTGAATGGCACACCCAGTTATGCCAAATTGTTTCTCAAAGTTGCTGTTCCTAAACATTCTTAAATCTGCTGACAACTGATCTATTTGGAATGACTGAAGGGAAGAAACAGATCAACTATGAAACTctcaaattgcatttttaaaatagaaaattcaaaattctaatacaacagtgaaaaatacatttacttcTCCGCTTTGGCTTACttgaaacatacttttaaaaactacagGTTCAACTTAAAAGTCCTAGCTcccatatctcaaaataaatgtttttgaatattaCTAAGTAAAAACAGCAAGACTCAGAACATATGGGTATactgtcatatattttaaaagatctatacatatgtttatatccCCCACCTCACATCACCCCACAAAAAATCCACTTGGAAGAATAACTGTTAACAGTAGTATCTCCTGGAGAAGGACAGAGGGACaggaataaaaggagaaacataGATCactaaacacttttttttaaccatgtgCAAGCATTACAATGCtaatacaaaatttcaaaaatgcagTCACCTGGGGTTCTTTCACAATCAGTCAGAAACTTAAACTTGAAACCCAACCCTGAATGAAGCCCAATCCCATAGAATGTATACACAATAACTTCtcaagtgttttttgtttcatgcacataatagatgtttaaaaacatattcaCATAGCTCATCTACAATGCATTCAAAAAAAACACAATGGACACAAGCTCAGAGAACTTCCACcataaaatttttcagtttttgcatCTCTAAAAACTTTCATCAGAAGGTGGCTGAGCTCAATGCTTATGTGGTCCAAGTGTTGTCAGACCTTGGAAATAAGGTTAGTTATCCATTGTGACACTAACTATATTTAAGGAAACAGACTGCCTGCAGGTGAGTAATGCTCTAAAGAGAGGGGTAAAAATATCTGAGCAATATGACTAGGTTATTAAAAGCTCAAGATCAAGACAGCAAGAAAGATATTTcaactgaaattgaaaaataaacgGACTGCAAtctctttgaaggaaaaaaaacatgtttGAACAAAAAGGGACATGATACATAGAGTCTATTTCTACATTCCAGAGAAGATGCCTTGAGCAGGAGAGGTGCAATGGAAATTAAGCTATCAGACCAGTACTATAGTTTGATGGTTATGGCATTTAAAAGTTCatccaatatattttatattaatgaacTGTTATTTAATAAGTCTGTCTTTTAGATACATGCTGGACTATTTACAGATTAAATGGTTTGTCTGAGACTAGCATGAAAGTGATAGGGGGCAGTGGACACAAACACAAGCACACAGGAGGTAAAACTAGTCGTGATGGTGATGACTTAATAGAGATTAATTATACTGTTCTAATTTTGTGTATGTCTTTACATTTCCAAAgcaaaaagctttctttttttaaaaaaaggatcaaCTGATTGCTGATTTCAATCTTACCAAATAATCCTCTGATAACTGACTCCCCTTAAAGGCTTtctaaagagaaaatacatttaccaCCTGACAACTTTTTGGTCTGTATGgcagaaacatttatttcttctaataaattGGCCTCTATATTGGCTTCTTGTGAGCCTGGCTAGCAAGAATCAGTTTCTTTTGAACCAGATCAGTTCTGAGGGTAAATGGTATAAAACCCAACTTCTAAATCTCCGTTAAGGCCAGACTTTAGTCATGGACCTTCTGAGGGGCCAACGTCTCCCCGTCAAACTCTAGGTAACTTCAATAGTTATCCACAGATTTAAGTATCCACAGAGGACGCCTTTTCACATGAGCTCATGCACTATATACTTTATGTAAGTTAGCTACCAAttctagatgaagaaacaaaataaatctggCATTTTAATACCTGAGATTTCTTATCTGTTTTTCTTAATATCTAGTAACAGAATATGATAAACTATCACTTTAAGTCCTTTACGGCTATAACCATAATCTTGTCAAAATACACAAAGCAGAGCTTGGGAGCTGGCTGACTTGCTAGATTTTGTTTCTCGTCTTATCTTAATCCTCATGTGAATCATCTCTTACAAATTTGGAGATAACCCCACTCACCTATTGCTGCATCTCCACCATCAGCTACCGAAGTCAGGAGGGCTCTGTCCCCACAGTATTTTGTCATACAGAGCCCCTAAAGTGGTggcttcattattttctaaagtttgttGAAGGATTATTTTAGTAAATTCCATAACAATTCATTATACCTGTTAGAATGAACACAGTGGCCTAAGTCAGGCCCTGGACCATGAGGCAGAGACCTGCAGTCCATCAACATGAAGGCACAGAACCCTGGGTAAGTCATTTAACCCACTACTCAATTTCTTTACCTAAAAAGTGGTGGcagtatttgaaaattataaatcacaAGGAATTGCTATGAGAGATATATATGTGGGGGGGGGTATGTATGCAGCTGAGATAATACTTCAATACAGTTGAAGCTGGCTATAGATAGAAATAAATATGCTGCCAATTTTCTTGTTTGTGACATAAAAAtcacctgctttttaaaaaacatcctcATCATATATACTAGACACCCCATACacagaaacaaatacatttataaacTGACAAGACCAGGTTAAAAGAAATCTTGATACAGGACTTAAAGACCAAAATCTAGCTAAAAGTTCTTGAATGGTCTTCTACATCATCATTTCATAGCTAGATAAAGATAGGGTTTGTCAGAAGGCTATTCAGAATTTTCTACTACTAAAGAAATCTCTTGgggatgtaaaaatatattctagtttACTGTACATCTTCGCtattaaaagcaaaattcaaatttattcataACCACCCAAAATTGAAGCaccattatttaaaacattaaactaGAAAGTCTATAAAAATTAGTCTTAAACAGAACAAATCAGATAAAACTGTACACCAACACCTCTAGTAATAGCGTACCTGTTATATTTAAAACAAGGGACTAGTTCAGAGTCAATAACTTTATTAGAAAAAGATTAATACTAAATCTTTTCAATGACAGAGACAATCAACTTTGTAACAGAAAGTCAGagatactttatttttacttctaattcCAAAGGCTAAGTATAGCAGAGTTGTAAAAATGGAATCCCACTTAGGCTGATTCAAACAAATACTAATGTTTTATCCTGTTTTCAAAGTCCAAGAATGAAAACTTGCAATTAAACACTTAGCAAGCCACATGTTTAggtaatatttcttaaaaagtcttaaagaaaaaatatgatacaTGACCTAAGTTTTcagtggcatatatactatttaaCACATGTTCTGAAATCTGGTAGGTCACATCagtcctgaattaatttttaataataaaaaaaaaatactaactgaGCTTTATACTTTTTCTACGCCACTATAAGCTTTCTGTCACCTCATTTTAATGTCGATCTTCACTTTATGCCGTGTTCAGTATTCATCCAAAAGTCTTCGAACAGTAGTCCTACAATgcaaaatttggggaaaaatgatAATTAGACAACATGTAAAAGGCTAATTTTTATGACAAAGTGTTGGCCCAGTCACTAACTGCTAATTATAATTAACATGTGTATATGGAatgtttgtattctttttaataatcaaGGCATCAGTGTGGTTCTTAAAGCCATGTGCCTGTGTATGCCTCACTACGTGTGAATGGCTCACACCGACATAATGCTACATTGCTTTCCCAGAAAAGGAATGCCATCAACAAATCAACTAAGTGGTACTTCCTTTCATTAGGAATATTTTATCCCACGCCACTAGCCCAAAGAATGAACACTTTGTAGGTTTTAAGAACACTTACAGAACCTGACTTTTAATAGTTCTTTAAAAACCCGAATTTATTCTATACAGTGTTATCAGTTCTTTGCATTTCAGATTGAAGGTGTCTGTCCTTGCTATTCACTGCTGCTTTAAATGTATCAGCCAATGACTATTCCTAGATACCTATGGCTGACTGCAAATTCTCCTACACAGTAGGAAATATTAAACACATACCTCTGAAAGACTTGAGAATTGCATTGAATGTAACAAGGCGAATAATATGAAGTGTTTATTgtacttaaaattctttaaagataTCTAATTCTGGGCACCACTGCATCCCTACATACagttgaaaaaaaattccattctgTTAACATTTAAGTTTGAATTCACGCAATACACAAAAAACCCCTCTGTGCTTCTtgtaaagaacaaaaaagatacacaacAGTTAAGCGTAAAGATCACAGGCAATAGCATTCAAACATGGATGTGGGTAGAGAAAGGAGTACCTGGCATGAGTACCTGCTTAGTTTGACTGAATCCTTGATTTTTAATTTGGCTTTTCATGGGCCGCTCACAACACCAACGCTGTGTGAGGTATGGTAGTCAGCTGCAATAATTCATAAACCCTACACTTCCATCAATCCAATGCTACTGGCTCTCGAGTTACAGAACAAACTGCATTAGAATGCAAGGCAATAAagcaaaaaactagaaacatCCTTGACAAAGAAATACTAGcagtttaattaaaacaaagtagTCCAACATGTGCCTCAGAAATATTTAAGGTTTTAAAGCATATGTCTCTGCCAATGTACCAACACAAGATGGActtaataccaaaaagaaaaaaaaagcagttcaacctttttattaaaaaaaaaaaaaaagaaatgacagcaaAATCCCTAAAAAAAGGATAATTAACTTTTCAATGGCGACTATATTACAAACGTGGGAAATAATTTCCAAAGAGGCACACTAATGGGGGCACGAGTCTGCTACAAAATAGCTGAGACAAAACAATGTACCTCAAAATGTTTTGCAGGACTACACTGTCTTTTCCTTCAGAAGATGCTTTTGTAAGTCTTCTTACTCGGCTTAGTTCCATCTTCATCTGTGCATACTTACGCTGCACTGTCAAACAGTAACAAAAAGCCCTAATCAAAGTGAGAAACAATACACTTACCTCTGTCTGATCTGAGGTCTTATCAGATCAGTTTTAATTGGACTGAGTGTCACCTTCAGATTTAATGTCTTCACTGGTCCCATTGACCTCATTCTTAGTGTCACTTTCCTTCGATTCAATGTTTGTGTCTTCACTCTGCTTTTCTCGACTACTGGACTTCACACTACTTTTTTTATCATCAGATCCCCTCTTTTCTGCCATAAAAGAAGACATTGACCAgggattttaaagtaaaatacaataaagacatgactttttaaaaagtgaaacaattGAGAGATGAAAGACAATCATTTCCCACAGATTTCAAGTAACAGTTTGGTGAATTTACCAAAGGTATAAAATTTGTAGTTTATACGGGAGGGAAAGGGCAGGAAGGGGAATCAAACTGGTAAGAAGCTATTAAGTACAAAGTAGAATGTAAAATTTCACTTTGGGTAAAGAACATTAGAAAGCAATGGGAAAGGTATAAAAGACAGTACATAATACTGTTCCTATGAGGTTAAATTATTAACTGAGAAGGGTAAAAATACTAATAACCCTCAAAGGTATAAAAAGTTGAATGTTTAATAGGTATGTTTATCCaattattaatatacattttaaaatgcaaacaattatttatatacatatttaagtaTCCAAGAAGGACAAGTTTAATGGAAGAAAATGGATCTTAAATCCCAATCTAAGCAACTGAACTTTTGTGCTTTGCTAAGAAAAGCAACATATATGCCATCTGAGAGTTCTTATTccaaaaggagaaattaaaattcaacTCAGCtgtaaaagaagaatgaaaaaagtaaatttcagcTTTTTTCTGTACTACTTTCTTTAGAAGAGTAAAACCCTCAGGCTAGAGGCAAAAGTGTTACATAGAGCAAGCACATTCTAGGCTTTTTCAGGTTCCAAGTAGTTCCCTAACAAAAGATTTCCACAGAAAATGTAAACtttctggaaaatttatttttccccttgaaacTAAGAACACCTGGTCTAACAGTAGTTTATAAGACCAAAAGATGTTTTAAGAGAAGCCAAACCCTTCACACAGTTTCTGGACAAAGTTATTAACACACAACACCAAATAACTGGGAAAGggatggaaatgaaaacaaaatatggcaTGGGAGAGGCACCCACTCAAAGAATGTAAGAACTAAAGATCTTAGGTGAAGGAGCGTATTCAGTCCACAACACTtgcaaaatacacaaagcaatgTCCAAGTAGTTAACAGCAAGACTTGCTTCATGCCTGTCTGTCCACTGTGGGAACTGTGCCAGTACAGTGTGCTCTAACTGACCTTGTGGGAAAGTCCTCCCTTTGTGCCTTATGGGCTTCTCC
It encodes:
- the ANKRD40CL gene encoding putative ANKRD40 C-terminal-like protein, with the translated sequence MLELVLKVRIQNPKENDFIEIELNGQELSYQNLLKVSCCELGINPEQVEKIRKLPNTLLRKDKDIRRLQNFQEVELILLKTGSTELIEYTPSLIEKPCYNSNAAKMTY